A single region of the Neomonachus schauinslandi chromosome 3, ASM220157v2, whole genome shotgun sequence genome encodes:
- the OBI1 gene encoding ORC ubiquitin ligase 1, which yields MAQTVQNVTLSLTLPITCHICLGKVRQPVICINNHVFCSICIDLWLKNNSQCPACRVPITPENPCKEIIGGTSESEPMLSHTVRKHLRKTRLELLHKEYEDEIDCLQKEVEDLKSKNLSLESQIKTILDPLTLMQGNQNEDKHPVADNPSKIDPETVAEWKKKLRTANEIYEKVKDDVDKLKEANKKLKLENGGLVRENLRLKAEVDNRSPQKFGRFTVAALQSKVEQHERETNRLKKALERSDKYIEELESQIAQLKNSSEEKEAMNSICQRALSTDGKGSIGNEEDMASKNQGDGARKQLGSSTSSSHLPKPSSSSARQESTSKTEPNCSKNKDLYQKQVEIMLDVTDTSMDTYLEREWGNKPSDCIPYKDEELYDLPAPCTPLSLSCLQLSTPENRESSVVKAVGSKKHSNHLRKLVFDDFCDSPNVCNKDSSEDDRSENEKKSECFTSSETGFWDCCSTSYAQNLDFESSEGNTIANSVGEISLKLSEKSGSCLSKRLNSIRSFEMNRTRTSSEASMDAAYLDKISELDSMMSESDNSKSPCNNGFKSVDLDGLSKSSQGSEFLEEPDKLEERTKPNLSKGSLTTDQLENGNDWKPTSFFLLSPSDQEMNEDFSLHTSSNPGTNEIKPPSCLFQTEFSQGVLLSSSHRLFEDQRFGSSLFKMTSEMHGLHNHLQSPWSTSFVPEKRNKNMNQSTKRKIQSSLSNASPSKATKS from the exons gtACGCCAGCCTGTCATATGCATCAACAACCATGTATTTTGTTCAATTTGTATCGATTTGTGGTTGAAGAATAATAGCCAGTGTCCAGCTTGCAGAGTCCCCATCACGCCTGAAAATCCTTGCAAAGAGATTATTG GAGGAACAAGCGAAAGTGAACCTATGCTAAGCCATACAGTCAGGAAGCATCTTCGGAAAACTAGACTTGAGTTACTCCACAAAGAGTATGag GATGAAATAGATTGTCTGCAGAAAGAAGTAGAAGATCTTAAGAGTAAAAATCTTAGCTTGGAGTCACAAATCAAGACTATTCTGGATCCTTTAACCTTGATGCAAGGCAACCAAAATGAAGACAAGCATCCAGTTGCAGATAATCCAAGTAAAATTGACCCAGAAACTGTAGCAGAGTGGAAGAAAAAACTTAGAACAGCTAATGAAATctatgaaaaagtaaaagatgatGTGGATAAGTTAAAGGAA gcaaataaaaaattgaaattggaAAATGGTGGCCTGGTGAGGGAGAATTTACGACTGAAGGCTGAAGTTGATAACAGATCACCCCAGAA GTTTGGAAGGTTTACAGTAGCTGCTCTTCAGTCCAAAGTAGAACAACATGAACGTGAAACCAATCGCCTCAAGAAAGCCCTGGAACGAAGTGATAAGTATATAGAGGAACTAGAATCTCAAATTGCACAGCTAAAAAATTCAAGTGAAGAGAAGGAAGCTATGAATTCCATTTGCCAGAGAGCACTTTCTACAGATGGCAAGGGGAGCATAGGCAACGAGGAGGATATGGCATCAAAGAATCAAGGTGATGGTGCCAGAAAGCAGCTTGGCTCATCCACCTCAAGTTCTCACCTGCCAAAACCTTCTAGCAGTTCTGCCAGGCAGGAAAGCACCAGCAAAACAGAACCAAATTGTTCTAAGAATAAAGACCTATATCAGAAACAGGTGGAAATAATGTTAGATGTGACAGATACAAGTATGGATACTTACTTGGAAAGAGAATGGGGTAATAAGCCAAGTGATTGTATACCCTACAAAGATGAAGAACTTTATGATCTTCCAGCTCCTTGTACTCCTTTGTCCCttagttgccttcagctcagtacTCCAGAAAATAGAGAGAGCTCTGTAGTCAAAGCAGTAGGTTCCAAAAAGCACTCAAACCATCTCAGAAAATTGGTGTTTGATGATTTTTGTGATTCTCCAAATGTTTGTAATAAAGATTCATCAGAAGATGAtagaagtgaaaatgaaaagaaatcagagtGTTTTACTTCCTCAGAGACAGGGTTTTGGGACTGTTGTTCCACAAGCTATGCCCAAAACTTGGATTTTGAAAGCTCAGAGGGGAACACGATAGCAAATTCTGTtggagaaatttctttaaaattaagtgAGAAATCAGGCTCATGCTTATCTAAGAGGTTAAATTCTATTCGCTCTTTTGAAATGAATCGGACAAGAACATCCAGTGAAGCATCCATGGACGCAGCTTACCTTGACAAAATCTCTGAGTTGGATTCAATGATGTCGGAATCAGACAACAGCAAGAGCCCTTGTAATAATGGTTTTAAGTCAGTGGATTTAGATGGGTTATCAAAGTCATCTCAAGGCAGTGAATTTCTTGAGGAACCAGATAAGTTGGAAGAAAGAACTAAGCCAAACCTTTCCAAAGGTTCTCTAACTACTGATCAGTTAGAAAATGGAAATGACTGGAaacccacttctttttttctcctctctccatctgaccaagaaatgaatgaagatttttctctccatACCAGTTCTAACCCAGGAACTAATGAAATCAAACCCCCAAGCTGTTTGTTTCAGACTGAGTTTTCCCAGGGTGTTTTGTTAAGCAGTTCACACCGGCTATTTGAAGATCAGAGGTTTGGGTCATCTTTATTTAAGATGACCTCAGAGATGCATGGTCTTCATAACCACCTTCAGTCTCCTTGGTCTACTTCCTTTGTGCctgagaagaggaataaaaatatgaatcagtcaacaaaaagaaaaatccagagcAGTCTTTCCAATGCCAGCCCATCAAAAGCAACTAAAAGTTGA